In a single window of the Acidobacteriota bacterium genome:
- a CDS encoding integration host factor subunit beta, which produces MTKAELVEEVSRVSDLTKKHSEVIVDTVFRSIIDALQKGEKIELRGFGSFRLRQREPRKGRNPKTGARVDVPPKRVPYFKPGKELKDLINHEVEVRPVVGVAAADIGPTSNENPPPAAS; this is translated from the coding sequence ATGACCAAGGCCGAACTCGTCGAAGAAGTTTCGCGCGTGTCGGACCTCACCAAGAAACACTCCGAGGTCATCGTCGACACGGTCTTCCGCAGCATCATCGATGCGCTCCAGAAGGGCGAGAAGATCGAGTTGCGGGGGTTCGGGAGTTTTCGTCTCCGGCAGCGCGAGCCGCGCAAGGGGCGTAACCCCAAGACGGGCGCCCGCGTGGACGTGCCGCCCAAGCGCGTGCCGTATTTCAAGCCGGGCAAGGAACTGAAGGATCTCATCAACCACGAGGTTGAGGTCCGACCGGTCGTTGGAGTCGCGGCGGCCGACATCGGTCCGACGTCCAACGAGAACCCGCCACCCGCTGCGTCCTGA
- a CDS encoding HIT domain-containing protein: MNKVDDAGGCVFCAALSQADQAPLVVYRDENAFVILNMFPYNSGHLMIVPARHIATLGAASPAERARMIELTSLTEAVLSEVYRPQGLNVGMNLGRAAGAGIVDHLHIHVVPRWNGDTNFVSVVGEVRVLPEDLEQSASRLRPVFERLGQQQVASSKKHE; encoded by the coding sequence GTGAACAAGGTCGATGACGCGGGCGGCTGTGTCTTTTGCGCGGCGCTCTCCCAGGCCGACCAGGCCCCTCTCGTCGTCTACCGCGACGAGAACGCGTTCGTCATCCTGAACATGTTCCCGTACAACAGTGGGCATCTGATGATCGTGCCCGCGCGCCACATCGCGACGCTGGGCGCGGCGTCGCCTGCGGAACGTGCCCGCATGATCGAATTGACGTCGCTGACAGAAGCCGTACTCAGTGAGGTGTACCGCCCCCAGGGACTGAATGTCGGGATGAATCTCGGCCGTGCCGCCGGCGCCGGTATCGTGGATCACCTGCACATCCACGTCGTGCCACGCTGGAATGGGGACACCAATTTCGTCTCGGTTGTCGGCGAGGTGCGGGTGCTGCCGGAGGATCTGGAGCAGTCGGCCTCCCGTCTCAGGCCGGTGTTTGAGCGGTTGGGACAGCAGCAAGTCGCAAGCAGCAAGAAGCACGAATGA